The Nitrospira sp. CR1.1 nucleotide sequence ACAGTCCGTAGCCGCCAACCTGTCTCACCCTGTGCGGACAGCCCCTTCATTTCCTTGGCCGTCCGCGGATCTCCTCACTCCACACCCCTCTCCGCTGCGGGCCAGGCCTGGTGCGCCGGCCTACCAGACGGGCGGAGATGCCGCGGGCCAGCCGGATCAACGCATCTTCCAGATTGCCGCAATTCAGGCAGCGTGCGACCAGCACCCACGTATGGGTCACCCCTTCAGTCGGATTGAACAGCGTCTCGGCCACCATCAGGCCCTGACACCGGCTACATGCCATGCTTCGTCTCCTTCGATCGATCACCATCCATGAGGGGGTTTAGCGTCCCCGGCCCATCAGGTCCTGCTCCATGCGCATGAGGCTCTCAGGAGCCGGCTTCGTCCCGCGATCCTGGTCCGGGTTGATCAGAATGGGCACGCGTAAATGATCAGGCAGCAACACCATTTTGGCGTTGGGACTGTCGTACAGCTTGTACTGCAGATATTCCGGGGTCAGGGTTTTTGTAATCGTTTGTTGCGCATTCGCCTGGCCCAGCGCTCGAATCTTCAGCCCCTCGGCCTCGCCTTCCGATCTGATTCGAATCGCATCGCCCTCGCCCCGTGCCCGCCGCCTGGCGATCTCCGCTTCCTTTTCCGCAATGACGAGCTCGAATTCCTTTTGTTCTTTTTCCTGCTCCTTCGCCTGTTTGCGCTCCACCGCCTCCAGAACGATCTTGGCCAATTCAATATCGGCGAGCGCGACGCTATGCACCTCCAGATGACGCCCCTTGAGTTTTTCCACCACGACCGCCTGAACCTTACTGGCGATCTCCGCGCTCATTTCAGGAACCGCGACCATCGGATAGTTCGACACGACGCTGCGCACCGCGGCCAACAGCTCCGGTCGGACAACCCTGGGATAAAAGTCCGGCCCGATCTCCTGCGCGAGGAAATACACTTCTTCGGCAATCGGGCGCATGATGATCGCCGCCTTCAACTTGACCAGGAGATCGTCGGAACTCAGCGCATCGACCATTTCCGTGTAGCTCTGCAGCCGCACGTCATAGACATAGACATCATTCCAGGGGGCTCTCCAATAGAACCCCGACTTTAAGGTCTCGGTCGTCAGCCCTTCGGTTAACGGGTACCAGCGGAGACCGCGCTGTCCCGGACTGACCGTGTTTCCACAACCCGCCAGACCGCACAACCCTGCGATGATCAATCCGATGGTCGTATATCGCCACATGGGCTCCCCCTTCCTGCTCCGATGCCATTCAGCGGGATTCCTGGTATGCAGCTTGAGAACGCCGGTCATGCAGACGCTGATGGCGAGCGGCTATCCGCTCTTGCTCCTGCGCCGCAGCCTCGTACGATTGGGCCAAGAGGCGCGTGCCTTCGACCCAATCGGAGTGAGGACCAAATAGGCGCTCATACACGGCCACACGATGGTCGTAATCCTGCGCCATCTGTCTCAGCCTCGTGGCTTCATGCGCATAGAACTCAGCAATCTTTCCTTGATCCTGTCCCGGATCGTCGGTCTTCAGGTCGAACACAGGGGCGGTGTTCCCGCATCCGGCCAATTGGCTGGCTCCCGCTAGGGCAAGGCATCCAAGAAGAACCGGCCAGGACACGCGCATCATTGCACCTGCAGATACGCCCCCTTCGACAACAGAGGTTCTTCCTCGCAACCATGCCGCCAAACCACTTCGTAATCCGCAGCCAGGGGCAACAGTTCGACCTGGTCTTGAGTCCTCAACCGGTTCAACGCCGCGAACAGTGATTGCCACGTGTACAGGGGAAGCGCGTCAGCCAGGGTGAGGAAGGTCAATCGCCGATGGTGGTGCAGCAGCACTAAAATTTGGTTGTCGATCACATCATCACCCGGGGAACCAGCTTGACGAATCATCGCGCCTCCCCTGCACCAGAACCTGACGGTGCGCCTGCTGGAGTTCTAGTCGTGCCAAATAGCTTTGCAATATATGGTCCTATCGATTGCGGACATGCGTCGAAGGCATTCCCGCTCTGAGCGATGCTACGGAGTGGGGATCACGTAATCCCCCATTGGAGTTGAAGCATTTCGCACAGTGCATCTCGTGCGAAATCGCTCCAAGCTCCACTGTCTTTTCGCGAATCGTTTGCAGTTAAATTCACTGATCCGCATCATCACCCGACCTGGCACCTGGCTTGCTGAACGGAAACGACAGGGAGAAGAAGGAACCTCAGAAAGAACGGAGTCGTTATGCCTCGCGTGGGCATTCCAGCAGGCGGCTTCAAAACCGTCGGCCAAATTGTGGGGGCAAATGCGATACAATTTGGTTTCGGACAAGACAGA carries:
- a CDS encoding prohibitin family protein — its product is MTGVLKLHTRNPAEWHRSRKGEPMWRYTTIGLIIAGLCGLAGCGNTVSPGQRGLRWYPLTEGLTTETLKSGFYWRAPWNDVYVYDVRLQSYTEMVDALSSDDLLVKLKAAIIMRPIAEEVYFLAQEIGPDFYPRVVRPELLAAVRSVVSNYPMVAVPEMSAEIASKVQAVVVEKLKGRHLEVHSVALADIELAKIVLEAVERKQAKEQEKEQKEFELVIAEKEAEIARRRARGEGDAIRIRSEGEAEGLKIRALGQANAQQTITKTLTPEYLQYKLYDSPNAKMVLLPDHLRVPILINPDQDRGTKPAPESLMRMEQDLMGRGR